Proteins found in one Pyrus communis chromosome 15, drPyrComm1.1, whole genome shotgun sequence genomic segment:
- the LOC137717956 gene encoding AP-2 complex subunit sigma — translation MIRFILLQNRQGKTRLAKYYVPLEDSEKHKVEYEVHRLVVNRDPKFTNFVEFRTHKVIYRRYAGLFFSLCVDITDNELAYLECIHLFVEILDHFFSNVCELDLVFNFHKVYLILDEFILAGELQETSKKAIIERMGELEKLE, via the exons ATG ATCCGATTTATACTGTTACAGAACCGGCAGGGAAAGACCCGGTTAGCCAAGTACTACGTTCCTCTCGAGGATTCCGAGAAGCACAAGGTCGAATACGAG GTTCATCGTTTGGTGGTCAACAGAGATCCCAAGTTCACAAATTTCGTCGAG TTCCGTACACACAAGGTTATATACAGGAGATATGCAGGGTTGTTTTTCTCACTGTGTGTTGATATAACTGACAATGAACTGGCATACTTGGAATGCATTCATCTGTTCGTTGAAATTTTGGATCATTTTTTCAGCAATGTTTGCGAGCTCGATTTGGTCTTTAACTTTCACAAG GTCTATCTGATACTTGATGAGTTCATTCTTGCTGGAGAGCTCCAAGAAACAAGCAAGAAG GCGATAATAGAGAGAATGGGGGAACTCGAAAAACTAGAGTGA
- the LOC137716925 gene encoding WEB family protein At1g75720-like, with protein sequence MEKEVGGGGGGGMQTTRTRRAEIDTRRPFRSVKEAVALFGEKVLAGELYASQLKQMQNEANGNGHHPALSRIGTVSAELEDTKQSLQKAREESELMENCLSSLKQELDRTKQELQQLKEREYEKHFIETEIEDVRIFDEDSTKFETKPQASSEEDESFEFQKKRYVTFANPPSLAKVMIAPGGVEETLQRHPSLKKKKKPLIPLIAGIFSKKKGSSPVAYA encoded by the exons ATGGAGAAAGaagtaggaggaggaggaggaggaggaatgcAAACGACGAGGACGAGGAGGGCGGAGATTGATACGAGGCGACCCTTCCGCTCTGTCAAAGAGGCCGTTGCTTTGTTCGGAGAAAAAGTTCTTGCCGGAGAGCTCTATGCCTCCCAGCTCAAACAG ATGCAGAATGAAGCAAATGGAAATGGGCATCACCCTGCATTATCCAGAATTGGAACTGTGTCAGCAGAACtagaggacacaaaacaaagccTCCAGAAAGCCAGAGAAGAAAGTGAGCTCATGGAAAACTGCCTCTCTTCTCTAAAACAGGAGCTCGATCGCACAAAGCAAGAGCTCCAACAACTGAAGGAACGAGAGTATGAAAAACACTTCATAGAAACCGAGATTGAAGACGTCAGGATATTCGACGAAGACTCGACCAAGTTTGAAACCAAACCACAAGCATCAAGTGAGGAAGATGAAAGTTTTGAGTTCCAAAAGAAAAGGTATGTGACATTTGCAAATCCACCTTCCCTTGCGAAAGTGATGATTGCGCCAGGAGGTGTTGAGGAAACACTGCAAAGACACCCTTCtctcaagaaaaagaagaagcccTTGATTCCTCTGATTGCAGGGATCTTTTCTAAGAAGAAAGGAAGCTCCCCAGTTGCTTATGCCTGA
- the LOC137718801 gene encoding uncharacterized protein: MALFPFAPEATEPKKKETPPSKRRQKQSSSTNKKQQKPPSSSSSSSSWDHIKNLLTCKQIEGSRVHDPSKNNIVGGAAADHGGGYSKLGSSCSSICSFRDVVHGNTRVVHRGDSSSPESSTLGQETGLLARKPATRSIRSNGSGSSAAYQTSSSSRGMQFRKLSGCYECHMIVDPSRYPVPRSTICACSQCGEIFPKMESLEHHQAIRHAVSELGVEDSGRNIVEIIFKSSWLKKDIPFCKIERILKVQNTQRTIQRFEDCRDAVKNRALTSTRKNPRCAADGNELLRFHCTSISCTLGGRGSSSLCDSVPGCGVCTIIRHGFQGKAVAGGDQGGGSKGVRTTASSGRAHDSFNCTDGRRAMLVCRVIAGRVRRIADDAPPEEDGLPQLSAAASSYDSVAGFAGIYSNLEELVVYNPKAILSCFVVIYKAMES, encoded by the exons ATGGCTCTCTTCCCTTTTGCACCAGAGGCCACAGAGCCCAAGAAGAAAGAAACGCCACCATCAAAACGCAGGCAAAAGCAGTCGTCTTCAACCAACAAAAAGCAGCAAAAACCaccgtcctcctcctcctcctcctcctcatggGACCACATCAAGAACCTTCTGACCTGCAAACAGATCGAAGGGTCTAGAGTACACGACCCATCGAAAAATAATATTGTCGGTGGCGCAGCTGCCGACCACGGTGGAGGCTACTCGAAGCTGGGGTCATCCTGCAGCTCCATATGCAGCTTCAGAGATGTCGTTCATGGGAACACTAGGGTCGTTCACAGAGGTGACAGCTCGTCGCCCGAGAGTAGCACGCTGGGTCAGGAAACCGGGTTACTGGCtcggaaacctgcaactcggtCAATCAGATCCAACGGTTCTGGTTCTTCTGCTGCTTACCAGACGTCATCATCCTCCAGAGGAATGCAATTCCGGAAGCTCTCTGGGTGTTACGAGTGCCACATGATCGTTGACCCTAGCAG GTACCCAGTTCCTAGGTCTACTATTTGTGCTTGCTCTCAGTGTGGAGAGATCTTCCCAAAGATGGAGAGTTTGGAGCATCACCAAGCAATTCGCCATGCTG TGTCGGAGCTGGGCGTCGAAGATTCCGGCCGAAATATCGTGGAAATAATCTTCAAATCGAGCTGGCTCAAGAAAGACATCCCCTTCTGCAAGATCGAACGCATACTAAAGGTACAGAACACGCAGCGTACGATTCAACGGTTCGAGGACTGCCGTGATGCAGTGAAGAACCGTGCGCTGACAAGCACGCGGAAGAACCCTAGGTGCGCGGCAGACGGGAACGAGCTGTTGCGGTTCCACTGCACCAGCATCTCGTGCACGCTCGGTGGACGTGGCTCATCCAGCCTGTGCGACTCCGTACCTGGCTGCGGAGTGTGCACGATCATCCGTCATGGCTTTCAAGGCAAAGCAGTGGCGGGAGGTgatcaaggtggtgggagcaagGGAGTGCGGACCACTGCCAGCAGCGGTAGGGCTCACGACTCGTTTAATTGTACGGACGGGCGCAGGGCCATGCTGGTGTGCCGTGTCATTGCGGGCAGGGTCAGGCGCATTGCGGACGATGCGCCACCGGAGGAGGATGGCCTGCCCCAACTGTCGGCTGCTGCTAGCTCCTACGATTCTGTAGCCGGATTCGCTGGAATCTACTCCAATCTCGAGGAACTTGTTGTTTATAATCCGAAGGCCATCCTCTCATGCTTCGTAGTCATTTACAAGGCTATGGAGTCGTGA
- the LOC137718377 gene encoding uncharacterized protein — protein sequence MEISESKPQIDSSENPRSTWDGCSVLLDINDGDRLVFARLSAGAKLKIGNKNCSLQLLIGCPFGSFFRVENGAEGPYLAGYTPSTEVNNVQEKGDGQSIDEFRDNRALVDNNKAQSLTGEDINAMRQQGATGDEIVEALIANSATFEKKTVFSQEKYRLKKQKKYAPVVLMRRPFTRSICEAYLKKYPNKIGFLRMDTLSLLLSLANVSANSDVLVVDMVGGLLTGAVAERLGGTGYVCNTYLSGSPYSMDIARIFNFGDEICKRIVRSPLADLLSVRNGIEKPASQEAESGNMEIQSNDQISSAVSMEEASLTSENVISDPIPVSTSSPVIKMSKPAKLGEKPPQEIISSWKENGFSSLIIAAPELDAWGLVKEILPLMSNSAPFAIFHQYLQPLATCMHNLQTGKMAIGMQISEPWLREYQVLPSRTHPCMQMNGFGGYILSGTKISPT from the exons ATGGAGATTTCTGAAAGTAAACCCCAAATCGATTCATCTGAAAACCCTAGGTCCACCTGGGATGGTTGCTCCGTCTTGCTCGACATCAACGACGGCGACCGTCTGGTTTTCGCCCGCCTCTCCGCCGGAGC GAAATTGAAAATTGGGAATAAGAATTGCTCTCTGCAGCTTTTGATTGGCTGCCCCTTCGGCTCTTTCTTTCGGGTCGAAAATGGAGCCGAAGGCCCGTATTTGGCCGGGTACACTCCGTCCACGGAAG TTAATAATGTTCAAGAAAAAGGTGATGGTCAATCAATTGATGAGTTTAGAGATAATCGAGCATTAGTCGATAACAATAAAGCGCAGAGCCTAACCGGAGAAGACATTAACGCAATGCGACA ACAGGGTGCAACGGGTGATGAAATAGTTGAAGCTCTCATTGCAAACAGTGCGACGTTTGAGAAGAAAACTGTTTTCTCACAG GAGAAATATAGGCTTAAGAAGCAAAAGAAATATGCTCCCGTTGTACTTATGAGGCGCCCATTCACTAGAAG TATATGTGAGGCGTACTTAAAGAAGTATCCAAATAAAATTGG ATTCTTGCGAATGGACACATTGTCTCTTCTGCTTTCCTTGGCTAATGTTTCTGCAAATTCTGATGTCCTGGTAGTGGATATGGTTGGAGGACTTCTCACTGGTGCTGTAGCAGAGCGTTTAGGAG GTACGGGCTATGTCTGCAATACATATCTTAGTGGGTCGCCTTATTCTATGGATATAGCGAGGATATTCAACTTTGGAGATGAAATTTGCAAGAG GATTGTGAGGTCTCCTCTCGCGGACCTTTTATCTGTCCGAAACGGAATTGAAAAACCAGCAAGTCAGGAAGCAGAGTCTGGTAATATGGAAATTCAGTCAAAT GACCAAATTTCTTCAGCAGTTAGCATGGAAGAAGCATCTCTTACATCTGAAAATGTGATATCGGATCCTATTCCTGTGTCTACCAGTTCTCCAGTAATTAAAATGTCCAAACCAGCAAAATTGGGAGAAAAACCACCACAGGAAATCATTAGCTCGTGGAAAGAGAATGGTTTCTCTAG TTTAATAATAGCTGCACCGGAGCTGGATGCTTGGGGCTTAGTTAAGGAGATCTTGCCACTTATGTCAAATTCTGCTCCTTTTGCTATTTTTCATCAGTATCTGCAG CCTCTTGCAACATGCATGCACAATCTACAAACGGGGAAAATGGCGATTGGCATGCAAATTTCAGAACCTTGGTTACGTGAATATCAG GTACTTCCATCAAGAACGCATCCATGCATGCAGATGAATGGATTCGGCGGGTACATTCTCAGCGGGACCAAGATTTCACCAACCTGA